A segment of the Bacteroidia bacterium genome:
GGGAACACTTGGCTAAATGATCCTGACAAAGGGGCCGGTGCCATTCAAGATATGCATGTCCACGATATTGATTACCTACGCCATCTTTGTGGAGAGGTAGATTATGTCTACTGCTTAGGGAGCAAGGATGATACAAAGTGTTGGAACCATGTGATGTCCTCTTTAAGTTTTAAAAATGGTTTTAAAGCAGTTGCTGAAGCCTCTTTCACTATGCGTTCGACCTACCCATTCACTATGTCTTTAAATGTATCGGGAACTAAAGCTACAGTTGAATTTATCTATCGTGCCGGTTATAGCATTGGAGATCGAGATAGTGTTAACACAGTCCTTAGAATCTTTAAAGATAATGAAGAACCTATTGAGATAGTTCCAGAGCAATACGATCCATACGAAAAACAGCTAAGCTACTTTATTGAACTTCTTGAGACAAATAAGCAGCCTGAAATAGTTCCACATCAACAAAACCTCGATGTGATAAAGGCTGTTTGTGCAATCAGAGAATCTGTAGACAACAATAAAATTGTGCATCTTTAAAAAGTGGAGATATTTATATGTTAAAAGCTGTATTGATAGGGTGTGGGCTAATTGCTGAAAGTCATGTGCAAGCAATAGAGAATACAAAAGGTGTTACTCTAAGTGCTGTTAGTGATGTTATAAAAGAGAAGGCGACTTCTTTAGCAAAAGCGAGTGGGTGTAAAGCTTACACAGACGCTGAACTGATGTTAGATGAGATAAAACCCGATTTTGCAATAATTTGTGTCCCTACATATTTTCATAAAGATTATGTAGAACTATGTGCAGAAAGGGGTATTCATGTCCTTTGTGAAAAGCCTTTAGAGCGCTCAACAAAGGTAGCTCAACAATTAGTTGATATCGTTAAAAAGAATGGGATTATTTTTATGACCGCC
Coding sequences within it:
- a CDS encoding Gfo/Idh/MocA family oxidoreductase, coding for MKRIAIIGAGMISNSHAKALKNVENGTLCAIADINKEAADKFAKEYQCKAYYEVETMLQQEKPDGAIICLPTFLHAKYVEVCANYGVNVLCEKPVEMTVEATQKMLDVVDKSGIIFMVAQVVRFWPGYVEIKEMADSGELGDIYMAYASRCSTMQTWGNTWLNDPDKGAGAIQDMHVHDIDYLRHLCGEVDYVYCLGSKDDTKCWNHVMSSLSFKNGFKAVAEASFTMRSTYPFTMSLNVSGTKATVEFIYRAGYSIGDRDSVNTVLRIFKDNEEPIEIVPEQYDPYEKQLSYFIELLETNKQPEIVPHQQNLDVIKAVCAIRESVDNNKIVHL